The window GACATATCACAATAATGATATCATTATGCAATCACAATAAccttaattaaaataatattcaaaatTCATCTTAAACATTGTTAATGGTTAATCACTTCGTTgccaagtttaaaaaaaaacaaaatcttttgTGCATTTGCAGAACAAGATAAAACACTAACATCCTCACATTGATATTTAAactatgtgtttgcatgtgtgaacATCTCCACTGACATGAGTGTGAGCAATCCAGTTAACGTCACAGTGGCTGTAGCTTTGCTATTACAATACCCATGCAATCTTGCACTATTAATGTCACGTTGTGCTCGACTGAACATAATACAAGATGCCTGCTGCAGCTTTTACATTCTATGTTGAAGAAAAGCAAGGATATGCAACTATGAGGTTAGCGGTCTTTTCTTCGAGCTGGTATTGTCGCATTCACAACCAACAAAAACTCACATTCAACAAAATTCTTGTTGTCCTTATCACAAAGTCCACAGTATTCCCCATGAACTAAGTTAACTTCTTAGAATAAGGTTTTGCATGATCATGTTGAAAAAAGAGACTTTTAGTTATTGCAATTTgttaacctctgtgtgtgtgtgtgtgtgtatatacacagtGCATCTGTAAGTGAGAAGAGCAATGGCAGACAGAGAGGACACAGAGAACTTATTTatcaggaaaacaaaaacacaacgtgcctcatttgaaattttgtttaaatgtaaagcAGCAACTGTGAAACCCATTTACTGTCTCCTCATATCATTGTGGCTTGAAAATTACacacatgtattttcattttcaaaatgtcacaacaaTTGTGAAAACCGGTATAACATGACACACTTGGCGCATACTGTCAACTCCACTCACTAATAAAGACATAATGCTGATATAGCTAGAAGAATTTCAGTCCTCACCCCAGTTTGGCTCCTAGCCTCTGCATGCTGCTGTAGTCCATCATTGTGTCTTTTTCTAGGAAGGGAAACTCCTCATACTGTACTTGTAGGGGCTCTCGCTGGAAGTAAAACGAGAGGCGGGTAAGGGAAAGAAGAACAGTTTTCTTtgctatataaacaaaatgaaaatgtgggTGTACAGGCTCCAGCTATATTGTGACACACTGACCTCAGCATTTCTCTGAACAAAACTGCGAGTGATgcgcagcatgtgtgtgtactcttTCAGCTCCAGCAGATTCTTCTGCAATTTCTCTTTATTCCTGGTGACCTCCCCTAACTCAACTTCCAGCCTCTGTAGCTGCTCCTGTgaacacgtacacacacagagccccGATAACCATAGgtataacataataataatagtaatttaTAAAGGTGACAAAGTAAGATTCTGTGTTTTACAAGGAGAAAACATAGTACtatcaaaatattaaattcacAAATGATATGTGATGACACATAAGCAAATAACAAACCATTATAGCCATGACATGTTTGGGCAAAGGAGCCACTGGGTTCACATCTCCTTCCGGCAGTGAAATGTCTGCTTTCTTGATTTCCCTCAAAAGGTATCCTGTTGAAAATAGACAACAATCTTTTTTAAGATGTTAAAGGTAGGTAGTGTTTTCTTTTGCCTGTGAGACACGAGTTTCACTGCTCAAAAAAAGTTTCCGAGTGCTTTGCCAGCCTTTGAATAGTGCTCGACTGAAGCAGAGTCTGACAGTGAGTTATTCTCTTCTCTTAATCTAATAGAACATGGTTTAGTTAACTAAGGACAGTGTTTCATTCAGCTAAATCTACAACCAGCTGACATTTCTCATGACTGTAGGGTCACTGGCtctaaattcaattcaatgagAGGGCCTTCTGTGGTAAAATGTGGTTAAACGGCTTTGCTTCAGTCCCATCACTTCTGTGTCCTCACTCCTGTCTGAGGAACAAGAGTTGTTCCCCAAAGTTTGACTAAAACTACTATTACTGTTAACTAATCTCACTATGAATTGTGTATTAGGGATCATATATCCTTACCAAGGatcctctccatctcttcacatttttttatctcattgaCGTGTTTGCGCTGGAATGCATTAACGCTTGGATTGAGCTGAAACAGGTGCAAGAGACACATTAAATcaacaattaaatgttttttcaatcTTCATCGAGAAAGTGTGAAATACGCTTAACTATATGTTCAGGACAAATCATCATAAACCATACAGCAAGTACCTGTGCGTGCTgctttacaacatttaaaaaaaactttcttctGTGAATTACAAACAACTGCCACGTCTGCCTTTTATATAAAGCAAAAGTAAGTGACATGTTACATAAGTTCAGGTGATATGAAAGCTAAAGCAGCAGGTGAAGTTAGCTTGTAAATCGTTACTTCGTCGTGTTTCCTCCTTAGCAAACTCAGCATTTTCTTTCAAAGTGAGAGATAACTTAACTGTTTTTCAGGAGATTTAAAACTGGTCTAAAACTTACGTCTCTGAACTCCACAAGCCCCAGTTCTCCAAGTTCACTGATGCAGTCGTATGCTGACCCAGACTGCAGAAACAGCTGGGCCAAACACATCTCTTCACCTCGGAGCAGAGAGCCCATTTTGACAGTTTGCTGTTATCTGCCGACTGGCTAATATTAGCGAGCTAAATAGTTAGCCGGCTGAGATTCCTGTAAATTATACGTCAACGGCGGCCAGTCAAGTCCCTCTTGGTCCTTTTCATTTTTAGGCTCTTgtgattaaaatgtatttaacatgCATGACGCTGACTTTGGTTAGCGTTAGCTATCCTTACAGCAGATGCTGTTCCTGTTAGCTAAAAAAGGCTAGCCGGTGCGCACCGTGTTGTAAATTCCTGGATGAAAATAAATAGTCCCGTTCAAGTTAAATCTGAAGATGTAAGGCACCCGATATTAAGACCACTGGCGTCGCATGTACAAAAATATGGTCTCAACTCTTCTCATAGTTCATGAAGTTTCAGCAGACGTCGTTCGCCAGCTCCATACTCCACGTCACGTCACGTCACGTCACGTCGCTTCACACTGTTGATCCTGTTGAATCGACCAACTTCCAGCACAGCAGTCAATGGGCCTTTGACCAATGACCAGCGCCGCCTGGAGTCTGCGCACTACTCACCATTTACACAAAGCAGTGCTGCCTCTAAACCCTCAGCTGTGACTGAACGTGATGTATGCTCGCGCAAGGTGTCCACGTTGAAAGTTTTCTGACATAAGTAGACAGCCAGCGCTTACTGGGACTACCAGTCTGTATTAACCCTCATCCcattaacatatttaacatacaaggatTACCCCTTGACTGGAGTCGCCCAGACTGAATTTGTCTTCAGCAAACAATTCTGTTGCAAAAATAAAGCCTCATGGCTGGATTAAATtctccttaatacatccatgggatTAACCTGTTAGAAGGGCCCAGAGCAAAAAAATGACATTGGGAACCCTGAGGGTGCAGCAttctttaaagatcccctccagtcatgttttaagatgtatataaaatactctactgtgaataataatttgtgtctgatatgggttttccacaaaaaaggaggggaggggggattTTAAACATTCGTTTACCTtatcaaacaacaacaaaccaatTGACAAACAAAATTTGGGAAATTGACGTTTACATTACATGGAAACTATAGAGTGTATATATGATTGTTGACTAAACATTGCAGCAGTTATATCAGGGGAAAGGTTAGATGTTTCCCAGTATGCATTGTGGTTTTGCAGTTAGTGAAGGTCAATTGCAGTGTCTGCCCTTAAAAACTGTAGCCACATTTTCAAGTTGTGAGCCAATCATTTGTGGAATGAATAATGGTCAAAAAAGAAGACACTGGTTGTGAAAACAAGTTTTCTAGTCACATGGTTCTAGGATGTCGGTCTGTCAGTTAACATCAAATTTTGTTTAAACATTCATGGTCAGAGGACAAATACAACTGACTTTAGTGAACACCTTACTCATCCTCTATCGCATCACAAGGTTAACATTTGTGGTTGATAGTGacatatctcaacaactattggatggattgccatgaaatttacaaCATATATTCAAGGTCCCTAGACGATACATTCtaacaactttggtgatcctctgacttttcctgttgTACCACCAGAAGGTAAAAGTTTTCAGTAATGCTGTGATGTatcaacatctacttgatgtATTGGCACAAAACTTGGTAAAggcattcatggttcccagacaatGTATGTTAATGAATTTGCGATCCTCTAAGCCGTTCTTCTAGTGcaaccatgaggttgacattttaatTCTGATTGAAGTATCTcatcaactattggatggattgctgtgaaatttggttcacatGGTTCATggtccacagaggatgaattgttataactttgatctcctgacttttcatcaaatGCCGTCATCTGGTCAAAAATTcattttgtccaatactttgttttatgacctgcaaaactcatgacactcccatcagcctcagctgtacttcgtgttgctaattagcaaatgtttgcacacttacacactaaacgtgctaaacatcaacatgctagcattatcattgtgagcatttgTTAGTCTTGTTTCTTTTAAGTAGGACAAATTATGACATTGGAGACAAGATGAAAATGAGGGTAAACAAGGAGACAAATAAGATATATCTAAGTTTGTCCATTTTTTGGAGCAACTTCACTTTTGCCCAGAAATATCGGGTCATCCATACAGTGATGTCAGAGGCAGTGAAGGAGTCTAGGATCATAAGCAGAAACAGCTATGTTATGTTTGGTGTTGTGTGCACAGTGTTGAAACTCAATATTGTGCAAACAAACCAATGGATGTGTCAGATGAGAGGTTTGCACGAGAGGTTTACTCACTTTTCTAACCTATCAATAAGAATGTTGCAGTCAAATGTATGTTGAAGGATTgagctttaaaagaaaaactcttcatagaaaaaatatttttatttaaatatggtGCAGCAACAACTATTTACATTctcataaacatataaaatctacataacaatgtaaaattaaaaaaagtgtaACACTATTTCAACTCTCACTCTCCTATTATTTCTCAACCTATGTTTCTTCCTCCACATTTTTCTCTATGCTGATTTTTACAGAGAGGCGCTGTTCCACACTTGTCGGATTTGTCTCCATGGATTCCCAAGAACCGAGGCAGCAATGAAGAAGAAAACCAAGATAAGGCCCTTAGCCAGTGACTGAGAATATGGTTCACCTGAGGAAGATAAAGGTAAAATGAGTCGGTAATGTTACTGTCAGCATCCAGTCTCACACATAAGCAGTGTTCTGTTTCTTGGAGAGTGGAAAGTGAAGCTATAGTGCcactgcatgcatgcatacacacacacacacacacacacacacacacacacacacacacacacacacacacacacacacacacacacacacactcatcagaGACAGCACAGGCTACTGACTCAAAGTTTTGCTGTAGTAGATGAACAACAAAGAGGTGCAGCAGGAATTAAGGCACCGAAAGATTAAATTCCCACCTGTGTAATACTTAGTGATGGGGAAGGCGAGCTCAGGCCAACATACATCATTCCTGTTACAGTCATACTCTGTGAAGTTGATCTGAAACCTGGGAAATGAAAAATCAGAACAGAGCATCATAATCAAGGTTAGTATCAGTCAGACAGCTCATACAGAAgttattttcttgttgtttgaGGAAGCACCTGGTTTTTGGTGGTCCAGTGTTTATAGGAATGTCAGTAAAGGTGACTGAGGAGGTGATGGGGAACAACTGAGTCTCCATTGGATCCAAACATGGGGAAACATCACCTCCTCCACACTCCAGTGCCCAGGAGGACAGGCCATAActaaaaatgaccaaaacaagAGTTTCACAATGACTTACCATACTTTGCAGATCTAATAAGAAATTACAACATATGTTGATTTATAAGAATCAACACCGCTACCTGATGTGAGAATATCATGTAATGCATAACATGCGTTgcaataattatattatttttatacacacCTGACTTGCAAAGTATGGATATCCCTTTGAGGTTTCCCATCAATCATGCCAGTGGTTACACTCCAAACATGGATATGCAGGTGTGATGGAATCGCAGTGCATGAACTGGTGATGTTTTCCATAGTTGTGCTTGAGTTCATTGTCACAACTAAAATTTATATGTTGAGTTTAACATTTAGTTAGAACCAAAAGAGATAATAGTTTGCTGAATATTGTAACATTTGCTTTACAAGTTAAAATTACCACAACAATTAACAAATGCATGATCTCATTAGACATACAAAGATGGAttatacaaaaagaaaacttgatatataaatataaaaaaacataaaccatAAATAAACCATCTACTTACATTTTATGGTCAACCAGTCTGCCATAGTTAGAGCATCTGGGTTTCCACTCTTTGCCACAAATATGGCTGTAATCAAATCTGCCTGGAGAGAAATAACAGCCTCTCTAGGGGGGAGaaaacattatatattttttaattcaacacATAGACATTTTGTAGATTAAAGAAGAACTCATAATGAGCTACTCACCTCAGGAGATTACACTGAGTCAGATTCTGTCGGCTGACAGGTATCAGGCATCCTGATGTTGAATTCTCCCCAAACAGAACTGGTTTCTTCTCAGCAGTGGAACAGTGTCCATCACTCACTTGTAAGCAAGTCAAAAAAAGGTGTTGAGTCTTTGTAAATTGACATAGTGCACTATTGATCTACATGCATGGAGACAGTCATCAATGAAATTACTTTGACACAATGGGAGTTACCTGGTTTCCAAAGATTGACTGACGTCCTCTGTATTGAGCCTGTATTATTTTCCCGAGTATCTACAATTCCAGCAATAACAGGCCTTCCCACCTGATATCCTGCCatttcagatgtgtgtgtgttaaccacAATAACAGGGTGTATAATATTTTGTACAAAACCATTAATTTCCAAAACTTGTGTCAGGACAAAGTGTCTTACTGTATCTTGTTCTCACCTGGGTTCCCTGAGTTGGGCTCACCCATGAATTCTCCATTTAGAAACACGGCAGAATACCTTGTAGTTAACACCACTGTAAAGGAGAcagaatgataaaaataaatcaaatataacTAGCAACTGTAACCGGTCTTAAGCCAAATCATGAGCAAGTGTTATGGGGACTTACCACTGTCATTTAAAGTGACAGTCCCAACAGTGCGTGTCAGTTTGATACTTGTGATGCCATTTCCTTTCCAGTAGAATTTGTAATCCAAAGCCAAAGTCACGTTCCCACACACCTGCCCCTCTACTTcagagagataaaaataaataagtaaacagaCTTCAATATTAAGGTTAATTGTTAACTTGGTGCAATGGAAAAGGATGTTGAAATCTCCTTACCTGAAGACGCAACTGCATACGTGCTTGAAATAAACTGACTCAAGTCAATGGCCTCTTCATCAGTTACATCCACTGTAACATCACCTGGAgtacataaagaaaaataaagaccGATGGAGTCACATAGCTCCAGAATATATCACAGCGATGCTACAGTTTGTTTAGCAGGTAAAGACATACCCCCTTGCCCATTCTTCACTTGAATCCCCAAATCTGTTAGTAGAGTCTGTAAAGGAGATCCAGCTGGACAAGACTCTAGTAGGGTGACACATTTGACCTCGAAATCTTTCAAAAATGCTACAGGAGCATTTTTTACACAGTGTCCAAGAGCCCTCTGTGGAACAGACATATAAGAGgcattattttttacagctttGGCAAAAGCTACCAAACATAATATTATCTCAAAAAAAGCTATTATTGcaattattataaaacattgtACACATGACTAACCTGGGGAATAGTGAAGTACTGAtcatttaatgttaaaatggGACTTCCTTGACTGTAGACATCAGCTGGTGCTGGTGCTGATAAAACAGGCCTTTGGAAGGATGGGCCTGGCTTTGGCATACTAGACAGGTTAAAGggcaaaacataaacaatgaaattacagcacaaaaaaagaataacataaataaaaaaaaaaacaccaccaacAACATGTATTCAATCATTCCTCACATTGTGTCTCCCTGGTAGAAGAGCCCGAGGTAAGGGTTGTTTTCAGGTGGAGAAGTGACACATAAAAATGGAGACCAATCTGGGGAGTTTTCAGCAGTCTGCACAGAGCACTGATAGTCTGGAGCTGGAGAGACTTGTCCACCAAAGGGCCCTGGGAGACAGTGGGACtcaaaaagcttcaaatcttcaGTGGAACAGTCCTGTtaaagcaaaacacaaataagacACTGTAGATTAATACAGAGGCAGATATACTGGCCTGAAACTCACTGTTCTCTTGTTTAAAGAATGTAAGAACCATGTAAATACCTTGTCACAGCAGCAGCGTACATCACATTTTCTGAGTGTGAGGTCACAGGGACAAGGGCCCAAGGGTTGGTACACTTGGTTTGGAATGACTGTTTTATTATCTGAAATCAGTCAGATATTTATTGGCAGTAGCTCTGATTATTTCAGAAATATTTGAGTGATTGCATGCTTTTAATGAAAGCCCATACTGATGAGATAAGAGTTTTACTTGATTTACCAGATCCGGTGTTAGCAGGAACCAACAGTGCATAAATCTCGGCCTGAATCAGTAGTGATGCCTGAGGTGTGCCGCCCACACAGGCTGACACCTGAAGGGTCTCCAGAACACACAGTGGCTTTGAACAgcagtctgtgtctgtctcattATCACCACACAAACGCAGATTTTTATCCAGTCGAAGCTGAACTCGAACTGCAGTCTGGGgcaccaaaaataaaacaaacatgatgaGGCATGAAAGAAAATGCCCTCCGTAAAATAACAGCTCTGTTAAATTAATTGTGGGACATTTATATAACTCTGGAAAAAAGGAGGGGAGCCGTGAAATtcaaaaaaagtgagagaatttaATCTGCTCAATATGTGGACAAATACAGGAACTAAATAGCACGAAGAACACAGAAAAGGCTGGATCAGCAGCTACTCTGGATTGCTCTTCTGCTGCCTGAGGAAGAACGCCATGCTTGAAACGTGTTGCCGAGTCTGTGTTCTTCATGCCATTTAGTGCctgtatttgtgcacatattGAGCAGATTAAAGtctctcattttttttgcatttgaggACTCCCCCCCTTTTTCCTGAGTATTTTCACTTTGAGAAGCAGCTTTCCACTGTTTTCCGTACATTTATATAACTAAAACCCTACATCTACCTTTTAATTACCTCTAAATTTAGCATTATTTCAGCATCCTCCATGCGTGTGATGAAATTACAGTTTAGCGATGAGCTTCTTACCTTCCCAACCTGTTCCTTTGTGAGAACCCACTGCGTTACCTCAGCTTCACATGATGGAGAGTCAATGCTTCCTGtagaagaaaacaaataaatcagtcTGTCCAATCTGtcca of the Thunnus maccoyii chromosome 9, fThuMac1.1, whole genome shotgun sequence genome contains:
- the tctn2 gene encoding tectonic-2 isoform X2 gives rise to the protein MANVVDESFSSSNSRQFVCLLLFISLADTQNIVVFQPSYLIATGPTVTTLLLGNTSDISLNLRTVSPSNTTGSIDSPSCEAEVTQWVLTKEQVGKTAVRVQLRLDKNLRLCGDNETDTDCCSKPLCVLETLQVSACVGGTPQASLLIQAEIYALLVPANTGSDNKTVIPNQVYQPLGPCPCDLTLRKCDVRCCCDKDCSTEDLKLFESHCLPGPFGGQVSPAPDYQCSVQTAENSPDWSPFLCVTSPPENNPYLGLFYQGDTIMPKPGPSFQRPVLSAPAPADVYSQGSPILTLNDQYFTIPQRALGHCVKNAPVAFLKDFEVKCVTLLESCPAGSPLQTLLTDLGIQVKNGQGGDVTVDVTDEEAIDLSQFISSTYAVASSEGQVCGNVTLALDYKFYWKGNGITSIKLTRTVGTVTLNDSVVLTTRYSAVFLNGEFMGEPNSGNPGYQVGRPVIAGIVDTRENNTGSIQRTSVNLWKPVSDGHCSTAEKKPVLFGENSTSGCLIPVSRQNLTQCNLLREAVISLQADLITAIFVAKSGNPDALTMADWLTIKFVTMNSSTTMENITSSCTAIPSHLHIHVWSVTTGMIDGKPQRDIHTLQVSYGLSSWALECGGGDVSPCLDPMETQLFPITSSVTFTDIPINTGPPKTRFQINFTEYDCNRNDVCWPELAFPITKYYTGEPYSQSLAKGLILVFFFIAASVLGNPWRQIRQVWNSASL
- the tctn2 gene encoding tectonic-2 isoform X1 — encoded protein: MANVVDESFSSSNSRQFVCLLLFISLADTQNIVVFQPSYLIATGPTVTTLLLGNTSDISLNLRTVSPSNTTGSIDSPSCEAEVTQWVLTKEQVGKTAVRVQLRLDKNLRLCGDNETDTDCCSKPLCVLETLQVSACVGGTPQASLLIQAEIYALLVPANTGSDNKTVIPNQVYQPLGPCPCDLTLRKCDVRCCCDKDCSTEDLKLFESHCLPGPFGGQVSPAPDYQCSVQTAENSPDWSPFLCVTSPPENNPYLGLFYQGDTIMPKPGPSFQRPVLSAPAPADVYSQGSPILTLNDQYFTIPQRALGHCVKNAPVAFLKDFEVKCVTLLESCPAGSPLQTLLTDLGIQVKNGQGGDVTVDVTDEEAIDLSQFISSTYAVASSVEGQVCGNVTLALDYKFYWKGNGITSIKLTRTVGTVTLNDSVVLTTRYSAVFLNGEFMGEPNSGNPGYQVGRPVIAGIVDTRENNTGSIQRTSVNLWKPVSDGHCSTAEKKPVLFGENSTSGCLIPVSRQNLTQCNLLREAVISLQADLITAIFVAKSGNPDALTMADWLTIKFVTMNSSTTMENITSSCTAIPSHLHIHVWSVTTGMIDGKPQRDIHTLQVSYGLSSWALECGGGDVSPCLDPMETQLFPITSSVTFTDIPINTGPPKTRFQINFTEYDCNRNDVCWPELAFPITKYYTGEPYSQSLAKGLILVFFFIAASVLGNPWRQIRQVWNSASL